Proteins co-encoded in one Leptidea sinapis chromosome 16, ilLepSina1.1, whole genome shotgun sequence genomic window:
- the LOC126968634 gene encoding uncharacterized protein LOC126968634 — translation MRSDPEKYTREKEKERQRYLKRKESKKILSIKDLTPKAKKLQRKKWRENFNKFYQRKLLLKQGQKLMDVNTPSDSETNPLRNDNDEEHEQHDIRDHDTNPEREQRNEEVLSETKHFTVRERNEETKKNYYQKLKQDIATFFDRDDISRMTAGKKECISRDKIKKQRRYLLDSMKNLHKFFEAENTKVSYSYFCQQRPFWVLIPDVSDRETCLCKTHANIELLLNGPLLKTKS, via the exons GTCTGATCCAGAAAAATACACTCGAGAAAAAGAGAAGGAACGGCAGAGgtacttaaaaagaaaagaaagtaagaaaattttaagtattaaagaTTTGACACCAAAAGCTAAAAAGTTACAAAGGAAAAAATGgagagaaaatttcaataaattttaccaaAGGAAACTATTACTGAAACAAGGACAAAAACTTATGGATGTTAATACTCCGAGTGATAGTGAAACCAACCCCTTAAGAAATGATAATGATGAGGAACATGAACAGCATGATATACGAGACCACGATACAAACCCAGAACGAGAACAAAGAAATGAAGAG GTCTTGTCTGAAACTAAACACTTTACTGTTAGAGAAAGAAATgaggaaacaaaaaaaaactattatcaaAAGTTAAAACAGGATATTGCAACCTTTTTTGACAGAGACGACATTTCAAGAATGACTGCTGGAAAAAAAGAATGTATATCCCGGGACAAGATTAAAAAACAACGAAGATATTTATTAGATTCCATGAAAAATCTTCATAAATTTTTTGAAGCAGAAAATACCAAAGTtagttattcatatttttgccAGCAAAGGCCATTTTGGGTACTCATACCAGATGTCAGTGACAGAGAAACATGTTTGTGTAAAACTCATGCGAACATAGAACTATTGTTG